A single genomic interval of Croceibacter atlanticus HTCC2559 harbors:
- a CDS encoding DUF3347 domain-containing protein, protein MKRNSYLVLALGLFLVMSCKNNSKDTDTPETVTVNTTAKEIHKAAPTTVEFSSDEVAIAYSGYNAIKTALVNTNFSEAKSKAETSLDTLRKTELKSGYIDALALLAVEDNIDGQREAFEAVTQEMTNLVEGNIATGKLYYQYCPMAFNNKGAYWLSNEEAIRNPYFGDKMLKCGLVERDIE, encoded by the coding sequence ATGAAACGCAATTCTTACTTAGTATTAGCTTTAGGTTTATTTTTGGTTATGTCTTGTAAAAACAACTCTAAAGACACAGATACTCCAGAAACTGTAACAGTTAATACTACAGCAAAAGAAATACATAAGGCAGCACCAACTACGGTTGAGTTTTCATCAGATGAGGTTGCTATAGCCTATAGCGGCTATAATGCCATTAAGACAGCCTTGGTAAATACTAATTTTTCTGAAGCAAAAAGCAAAGCAGAAACATCTTTAGATACCCTAAGAAAGACAGAGTTAAAATCTGGTTATATTGATGCATTGGCATTATTAGCTGTTGAAGATAATATAGATGGTCAAAGAGAAGCGTTTGAAGCGGTTACTCAAGAAATGACCAATTTAGTTGAAGGGAACATAGCAACTGGTAAATTATATTACCAGTACTGTCCTATGGCATTTAATAACAAAGGTGCTTATTGGTTAAGTAATGAGGAAGCTATTCGTAATCCTTACTTTGGAGATAAAATGCTTAAATGTGGATTGGTAGAGCGTGATATTGAATAA
- a CDS encoding exosortase F system-associated membrane protein: protein MKTLIKLVCIGFLLVCLAAIRFFETSLFYDPLLNFFHSDYLKGVTPEFHFGKLVGYTILRFLLNTAISLLILYVAFKDSSVLKFSALLYTIVFVALISVFCIMLLQVEQIDNFMPLFYVRRFLIQPVMVILLLPAFYYYKRQHD, encoded by the coding sequence ATGAAAACACTTATAAAACTAGTTTGTATAGGTTTCTTGTTAGTTTGCTTGGCAGCAATTCGCTTTTTTGAAACTAGTTTGTTTTATGATCCGTTGCTTAACTTCTTTCACAGTGATTATTTAAAAGGTGTAACACCGGAGTTTCATTTTGGTAAACTAGTAGGTTATACAATACTTAGATTTTTATTAAATACTGCAATTTCATTACTTATTCTTTATGTAGCATTTAAAGACAGCAGTGTATTAAAATTTTCTGCACTTTTATATACAATAGTATTTGTTGCTTTAATTTCTGTGTTCTGTATTATGTTATTGCAAGTAGAGCAGATAGATAATTTTATGCCATTGTTCTATGTTCGTAGGTTTTTAATACAGCCTGTTATGGTAATATTATTATTACCTGCATTTTACTATTACAAGCGGCAGCACGATTAG
- the xrtF gene encoding exosortase family protein XrtF translates to MRELFGKYKSVIRFILTFLGSYFLLALVYQGYLKFGASDVYYPDYITHLVAQQSEAVINAFGYESVVEPHPDEASMKLYINGNYLARVVEGCNAISVMILFVAFIIAFFDTWKSTLLYILAGTALIYGLNIFRIAFLCIGIFEYPEQYHLLHGILFPLVIYGIVFLLWLVWVNRFSRKKVNT, encoded by the coding sequence ATGCGCGAACTATTTGGCAAATATAAGTCGGTAATCCGTTTTATCCTTACGTTTTTAGGGAGTTATTTTTTACTTGCTTTAGTATATCAAGGGTATTTAAAATTTGGAGCATCAGACGTGTATTATCCAGATTACATAACCCATTTGGTAGCACAGCAAAGTGAAGCTGTAATTAATGCTTTTGGATATGAGTCTGTTGTGGAGCCACATCCAGATGAAGCTTCAATGAAATTGTATATAAATGGAAATTATTTAGCACGTGTTGTAGAAGGTTGTAATGCCATTAGTGTTATGATTCTTTTTGTTGCTTTTATTATTGCATTTTTTGATACTTGGAAAAGTACACTGCTTTACATTCTAGCAGGTACAGCATTAATTTATGGGCTTAATATTTTTAGAATTGCATTCCTATGTATAGGTATTTTTGAGTATCCTGAACAGTACCATTTACTGCATGGGATATTGTTTCCATTAGTTATTTATGGTATTGTTTTTTTACTGTGGCTAGTTTGGGTAAATAGGTTCTCTAGAAAGAAAGTTAACACATGA
- a CDS encoding GAF domain-containing protein translates to MSTSVSTNILDNLKLEVETIIDNKNLSVDHRLTQICEALESKVDYYDWVGFYFKNGDKPELKLRAYAGEETDHKIIPFGKGICGQVAVSNENFVVPDVKAQDNYIACSIFVKAEIVIPLFVNGENIGQIDIDSHTADPFTDADTDFLVWVNKKVAELLEA, encoded by the coding sequence ATGAGTACATCTGTTTCTACAAATATATTAGACAACTTAAAATTAGAAGTTGAAACCATTATTGATAATAAAAATTTATCTGTAGACCATCGTCTTACACAAATTTGTGAAGCGTTAGAGTCTAAAGTAGACTACTATGATTGGGTAGGCTTTTATTTTAAAAATGGCGATAAACCAGAATTAAAGTTACGCGCTTATGCTGGTGAGGAAACAGATCATAAAATAATTCCGTTTGGCAAAGGTATTTGCGGTCAAGTTGCAGTCTCTAACGAAAACTTTGTAGTGCCAGATGTTAAGGCTCAAGACAACTATATTGCTTGCAGCATATTTGTGAAGGCAGAAATAGTGATTCCTTTATTTGTAAATGGTGAAAATATTGGCCAGATAGATATAGATAGCCATACTGCAGATCCCTTTACAGATGCAGATACAGATTTCTTGGTATGGGTAAATAAAAAAGTTGCTGAACTCTTAGAGGCTTAA
- a CDS encoding ABC transporter permease: MLIYFRVLKESFNFAINALRNNMLRTFLSLLGVTIGIFSIIGVLAAVDSLKQEITGSLSSLDNSTMYVMRFSFGPTEIPQWKREQFPDVTYEEYQYLKRNVSDIEAITYTLNVAPETLKYQDNSVSSVNLAPVTDEYYDIEALQIAKGRFFNEQESNSGSPVIVIGDEIANNLFGNFDPIGKQIRVYGQKLTVVGVLKKEGSGLFGDSKDTAAMLPVNLVRRVFGDNNKSVFPAIILKPEPGVDIPEFTALLGQQMRRKRGLKPDEIDNFFVNQLQGFADFIDNITGQMNIIGLIISGFSLLVGGFGIANIMFVSVKERTNLIGIQKSLGAKNRFILYQFLFEAVILAVIGGLVGLFFVWIISLIASSFTGDFEFVLSPFNMFIGTAISAVIGLVSGIVPAVSASKLDPVEAIRTGM; encoded by the coding sequence ATGTTAATCTATTTTAGAGTCTTAAAAGAAAGCTTCAACTTTGCTATAAATGCATTGCGTAATAATATGTTACGTACATTCTTGTCGTTACTTGGTGTAACAATAGGAATCTTTTCTATCATTGGAGTTCTTGCAGCAGTTGATTCTTTAAAACAAGAAATTACAGGAAGCTTAAGCTCTTTAGACAATAGCACAATGTATGTAATGCGTTTTTCTTTTGGTCCTACAGAAATACCACAATGGAAACGAGAGCAATTTCCAGATGTTACATATGAAGAATACCAATACCTTAAGAGAAATGTATCGGATATTGAAGCTATTACCTATACATTAAACGTTGCCCCAGAAACTTTAAAATATCAAGATAACTCGGTTTCTAGTGTAAATCTAGCACCAGTAACAGATGAGTATTATGATATTGAAGCATTGCAAATTGCAAAAGGGCGCTTTTTTAATGAGCAAGAATCTAATTCTGGCTCACCAGTTATAGTTATTGGAGATGAGATTGCAAACAACCTCTTTGGTAATTTTGATCCTATAGGAAAGCAAATTAGAGTTTATGGCCAAAAGCTTACCGTAGTTGGTGTTCTTAAAAAAGAAGGTTCAGGACTTTTTGGAGATAGTAAGGATACTGCAGCTATGCTACCTGTTAACTTAGTAAGGCGTGTTTTTGGAGATAATAACAAATCTGTTTTTCCTGCAATAATTCTGAAACCTGAACCTGGTGTAGATATTCCAGAATTTACAGCGCTCTTAGGACAGCAAATGAGACGTAAGCGTGGCTTAAAGCCAGATGAGATAGATAACTTCTTTGTAAACCAACTTCAGGGTTTTGCAGATTTTATAGATAATATAACTGGACAGATGAATATTATTGGTCTCATTATCTCTGGCTTTTCACTTTTAGTAGGAGGTTTCGGGATTGCCAATATTATGTTTGTAAGTGTAAAGGAGCGTACCAACCTTATTGGTATTCAAAAATCTCTTGGAGCTAAAAACAGATTTATATTGTATCAATTTTTGTTTGAAGCTGTTATCTTAGCTGTAATAGGAGGCCTAGTAGGACTCTTTTTTGTGTGGATAATTTCTTTAATCGCCTCTAGCTTTACAGGAGATTTTGAGTTTGTACTTTCTCCATTTAACATGTTTATAGGTACAGCAATATCTGCCGTAATTGGCTTAGTTTCTGGTATTGTGCCAGCAGTTTCAGCATCTAAGTTAGATCCTGTTGAAGCTATAAGAACTGGAATGTAA